A DNA window from Engystomops pustulosus chromosome 6, aEngPut4.maternal, whole genome shotgun sequence contains the following coding sequences:
- the TSEN54 gene encoding tRNA-splicing endonuclease subunit Sen54 isoform X3: MLNPRFADTTDPLCTQHQTKRPAELFAARSREQSIPQRSHGQKDFLPDGSRTQEEKLQICRAEQWELLTEERVERLGSLGRGVWKPEEELVELTLPAGKFWQNMGFTEGGRQCLLPEEAVYLLECGSIQLFYRDLPMSVQEAYQKLLSAGRVRLLHYQVYSHLKRLGYIVTRFDPSSIQLPYERQINLERRAGSSRKRKRSPTRPRLETQNESDTSGSNSREESNSSKPKRPPYPEPVTSCAPNPITVEPDVLENIKVEKKAKNTSPLQTKETDCDEETVKSPRDYRWDFSKISFPNCANDQPCLNLPDPEPALLPDNVVGRQVDISPWMRRLNLRPEKFSRREQEQWDWEQKYKVSINVDPKVKKCSNWREYKKVLEEREHQRHRERPAHLWASTVRPLLTPGRVTSTASVLEQLTVIGQSTLLEDGKRLQDSQDNPQIDFNLFQADGNSEYKKSKPGKPCAYLCVRSFDEPIPTLRAMKSLAHQSGDVPVVFALVDCGEIAFYTFKDLQLPVDIYP; encoded by the exons TCCGGCAGAGTTGTTTGCAGCGCGGAGCCGGGAGCAGAGTATTCCTCAGCGGTCACATGGACAGAAGGACTTTCTGCCGGATGGGTCTCGCACtcaggaggagaagctgcagattTGTCGCGCGGAGCAGTGGGAGCTGCTGACGGAGGAGCGTGTGGAGCGCCT GGGAAGTTTGGGAAGAGGAGTATGGAAACCGGAAGAAGAATTGGTGGAGCTGACACTGCCGGCG GGCAAATTTTGGCAGAACATGGGTTTTACCGAGGGAGGACGGCAGTGTCTCCTGCCTGAGGAAGCCGTCTACTTACTGGAGTGT GGATCTATTCAGCTGTTTTACAGGGATCTTCCAATGTCTGTGCAGGAGGCTTATCAGAAGCTGCTCTCCGCTGGTCGGGTCCGTCTGCTCCACTATCAG GTATATAGCCACTTGAAAAGGTTGGGGTACATTGTCACCCGCTTTGACCCAAG CTCCATACAGTTACCTTACGAGAGACAGATAAACCTGGAGAGACGTGCTGGATCCAGTAGGAAACGTAAGAGGAGTCCGACGAGGCCACG TTTAGAAACCCAAAATGAATCAGATACATCAGGAAGCAATAGCAGAGAGGAAAGTAACTCCTCCAAACCCAAGAGACCCCCTTACCCAGAACCAGTTACCTCCTGTGCTCCAAACCCAATAACTGTTGAGCCCGATGTATTAGAAAACATTAAAGTTGAGAAAAAAGCCAAAAATACAAGTCCGTTACAGACCAAGGAAACAGATTGCGACGAAGAAACCGTGAAATCGCCCAGGGACTACAGATGGGATTTCTCCAAAATCTCCTTTCCGAATTGTGCTAACGATCAGCCTTGCCTAAACCTGCCTGACCCCGAGCCTGCCCTCCTACCTGACAATGTGGTAGGTCGCCAGGTGGACATCTCTCCGTGGATGAGGAGGCTAAACCTGCGCCCGGAGAAGTTTTCCAGGAGAGAACAGGAGCAGTGGGACTGGGAACAGAAATACAAGGTCAGTATCAACGTGGACCCCAAGGTAAAGAAGTGCAGCAACTGGAGGGAATATAAGAAGGTCCTGGAAGAGAGAGAACATCAGAGACACAGGGAGAGGCCGGCACATCTGTGGGCGAGTACAGTCAGACCCCTGCTGACACCCGGACGTGTGACCTCTACAG CTTCAGTTTTGGAGCAATTAACGGTCATAGGTCAGTCTACTCTGCTGGAGGATGGGAAGAG GCTCCAGGACTCGCAGGATAACCCTCAGATCGACTTTAATTTATTTCAAGCTGATGGTAACTCGGAATATAAGAAATCCAAACCGGGCAAACCCTGTGCTTACCTGTGCGTGCGCAG CTTTGATGAACCAATCCCTACCCTGCGCGCTATGAAGAGCCTGGCACACCAGAGCGGAGACGTACCCGTGGTGTTCGCCCTGGTGGATTGTGGAGAAATCGCCTTTTACACCTTCAAAGACTTACAGCTCCCTGTGGACATTTACCCTTGA
- the TSEN54 gene encoding tRNA-splicing endonuclease subunit Sen54 isoform X5, with protein sequence MLSPAELFAARSREQSIPQRSHGQKDFLPDGSRTQEEKLQICRAEQWELLTEERVERLGSLGRGVWKPEEELVELTLPAGKFWQNMGFTEGGRQCLLPEEAVYLLECGSIQLFYRDLPMSVQEAYQKLLSAGRVRLLHYQVYSHLKRLGYIVTRFDPSSIQLPYERQINLERRAGSSRKRKRSPTRPRLETQNESDTSGSNSREESNSSKPKRPPYPEPVTSCAPNPITVEPDVLENIKVEKKAKNTSPLQTKETDCDEETVKSPRDYRWDFSKISFPNCANDQPCLNLPDPEPALLPDNVVGRQVDISPWMRRLNLRPEKFSRREQEQWDWEQKYKVSINVDPKVKKCSNWREYKKVLEEREHQRHRERPAHLWASTVRPLLTPGRVTSTASVLEQLTVIGQSTLLEDGKRLQDSQDNPQIDFNLFQADGNSEYKKSKPGKPCAYLCVRSFDEPIPTLRAMKSLAHQSGDVPVVFALVDCGEIAFYTFKDLQLPVDIYP encoded by the exons ATGCTCAG TCCGGCAGAGTTGTTTGCAGCGCGGAGCCGGGAGCAGAGTATTCCTCAGCGGTCACATGGACAGAAGGACTTTCTGCCGGATGGGTCTCGCACtcaggaggagaagctgcagattTGTCGCGCGGAGCAGTGGGAGCTGCTGACGGAGGAGCGTGTGGAGCGCCT GGGAAGTTTGGGAAGAGGAGTATGGAAACCGGAAGAAGAATTGGTGGAGCTGACACTGCCGGCG GGCAAATTTTGGCAGAACATGGGTTTTACCGAGGGAGGACGGCAGTGTCTCCTGCCTGAGGAAGCCGTCTACTTACTGGAGTGT GGATCTATTCAGCTGTTTTACAGGGATCTTCCAATGTCTGTGCAGGAGGCTTATCAGAAGCTGCTCTCCGCTGGTCGGGTCCGTCTGCTCCACTATCAG GTATATAGCCACTTGAAAAGGTTGGGGTACATTGTCACCCGCTTTGACCCAAG CTCCATACAGTTACCTTACGAGAGACAGATAAACCTGGAGAGACGTGCTGGATCCAGTAGGAAACGTAAGAGGAGTCCGACGAGGCCACG TTTAGAAACCCAAAATGAATCAGATACATCAGGAAGCAATAGCAGAGAGGAAAGTAACTCCTCCAAACCCAAGAGACCCCCTTACCCAGAACCAGTTACCTCCTGTGCTCCAAACCCAATAACTGTTGAGCCCGATGTATTAGAAAACATTAAAGTTGAGAAAAAAGCCAAAAATACAAGTCCGTTACAGACCAAGGAAACAGATTGCGACGAAGAAACCGTGAAATCGCCCAGGGACTACAGATGGGATTTCTCCAAAATCTCCTTTCCGAATTGTGCTAACGATCAGCCTTGCCTAAACCTGCCTGACCCCGAGCCTGCCCTCCTACCTGACAATGTGGTAGGTCGCCAGGTGGACATCTCTCCGTGGATGAGGAGGCTAAACCTGCGCCCGGAGAAGTTTTCCAGGAGAGAACAGGAGCAGTGGGACTGGGAACAGAAATACAAGGTCAGTATCAACGTGGACCCCAAGGTAAAGAAGTGCAGCAACTGGAGGGAATATAAGAAGGTCCTGGAAGAGAGAGAACATCAGAGACACAGGGAGAGGCCGGCACATCTGTGGGCGAGTACAGTCAGACCCCTGCTGACACCCGGACGTGTGACCTCTACAG CTTCAGTTTTGGAGCAATTAACGGTCATAGGTCAGTCTACTCTGCTGGAGGATGGGAAGAG GCTCCAGGACTCGCAGGATAACCCTCAGATCGACTTTAATTTATTTCAAGCTGATGGTAACTCGGAATATAAGAAATCCAAACCGGGCAAACCCTGTGCTTACCTGTGCGTGCGCAG CTTTGATGAACCAATCCCTACCCTGCGCGCTATGAAGAGCCTGGCACACCAGAGCGGAGACGTACCCGTGGTGTTCGCCCTGGTGGATTGTGGAGAAATCGCCTTTTACACCTTCAAAGACTTACAGCTCCCTGTGGACATTTACCCTTGA
- the TSEN54 gene encoding tRNA-splicing endonuclease subunit Sen54 isoform X2: MCCCCVRVQDGWHHAQVRCAGPAELFAARSREQSIPQRSHGQKDFLPDGSRTQEEKLQICRAEQWELLTEERVERLGSLGRGVWKPEEELVELTLPAGKFWQNMGFTEGGRQCLLPEEAVYLLECGSIQLFYRDLPMSVQEAYQKLLSAGRVRLLHYQVYSHLKRLGYIVTRFDPSSIQLPYERQINLERRAGSSRKRKRSPTRPRLETQNESDTSGSNSREESNSSKPKRPPYPEPVTSCAPNPITVEPDVLENIKVEKKAKNTSPLQTKETDCDEETVKSPRDYRWDFSKISFPNCANDQPCLNLPDPEPALLPDNVVGRQVDISPWMRRLNLRPEKFSRREQEQWDWEQKYKVSINVDPKVKKCSNWREYKKVLEEREHQRHRERPAHLWASTVRPLLTPGRVTSTASVLEQLTVIGQSTLLEDGKRLQDSQDNPQIDFNLFQADGNSEYKKSKPGKPCAYLCVRSFDEPIPTLRAMKSLAHQSGDVPVVFALVDCGEIAFYTFKDLQLPVDIYP; this comes from the exons atgtgctgctgctgtgtgcgGGTGCAGGACGGGTGGCATCATGCTCAGGTACGGTGTGCAGG TCCGGCAGAGTTGTTTGCAGCGCGGAGCCGGGAGCAGAGTATTCCTCAGCGGTCACATGGACAGAAGGACTTTCTGCCGGATGGGTCTCGCACtcaggaggagaagctgcagattTGTCGCGCGGAGCAGTGGGAGCTGCTGACGGAGGAGCGTGTGGAGCGCCT GGGAAGTTTGGGAAGAGGAGTATGGAAACCGGAAGAAGAATTGGTGGAGCTGACACTGCCGGCG GGCAAATTTTGGCAGAACATGGGTTTTACCGAGGGAGGACGGCAGTGTCTCCTGCCTGAGGAAGCCGTCTACTTACTGGAGTGT GGATCTATTCAGCTGTTTTACAGGGATCTTCCAATGTCTGTGCAGGAGGCTTATCAGAAGCTGCTCTCCGCTGGTCGGGTCCGTCTGCTCCACTATCAG GTATATAGCCACTTGAAAAGGTTGGGGTACATTGTCACCCGCTTTGACCCAAG CTCCATACAGTTACCTTACGAGAGACAGATAAACCTGGAGAGACGTGCTGGATCCAGTAGGAAACGTAAGAGGAGTCCGACGAGGCCACG TTTAGAAACCCAAAATGAATCAGATACATCAGGAAGCAATAGCAGAGAGGAAAGTAACTCCTCCAAACCCAAGAGACCCCCTTACCCAGAACCAGTTACCTCCTGTGCTCCAAACCCAATAACTGTTGAGCCCGATGTATTAGAAAACATTAAAGTTGAGAAAAAAGCCAAAAATACAAGTCCGTTACAGACCAAGGAAACAGATTGCGACGAAGAAACCGTGAAATCGCCCAGGGACTACAGATGGGATTTCTCCAAAATCTCCTTTCCGAATTGTGCTAACGATCAGCCTTGCCTAAACCTGCCTGACCCCGAGCCTGCCCTCCTACCTGACAATGTGGTAGGTCGCCAGGTGGACATCTCTCCGTGGATGAGGAGGCTAAACCTGCGCCCGGAGAAGTTTTCCAGGAGAGAACAGGAGCAGTGGGACTGGGAACAGAAATACAAGGTCAGTATCAACGTGGACCCCAAGGTAAAGAAGTGCAGCAACTGGAGGGAATATAAGAAGGTCCTGGAAGAGAGAGAACATCAGAGACACAGGGAGAGGCCGGCACATCTGTGGGCGAGTACAGTCAGACCCCTGCTGACACCCGGACGTGTGACCTCTACAG CTTCAGTTTTGGAGCAATTAACGGTCATAGGTCAGTCTACTCTGCTGGAGGATGGGAAGAG GCTCCAGGACTCGCAGGATAACCCTCAGATCGACTTTAATTTATTTCAAGCTGATGGTAACTCGGAATATAAGAAATCCAAACCGGGCAAACCCTGTGCTTACCTGTGCGTGCGCAG CTTTGATGAACCAATCCCTACCCTGCGCGCTATGAAGAGCCTGGCACACCAGAGCGGAGACGTACCCGTGGTGTTCGCCCTGGTGGATTGTGGAGAAATCGCCTTTTACACCTTCAAAGACTTACAGCTCCCTGTGGACATTTACCCTTGA
- the TSEN54 gene encoding tRNA-splicing endonuclease subunit Sen54 isoform X4, with amino-acid sequence MLNPSPAELFAARSREQSIPQRSHGQKDFLPDGSRTQEEKLQICRAEQWELLTEERVERLGSLGRGVWKPEEELVELTLPAGKFWQNMGFTEGGRQCLLPEEAVYLLECGSIQLFYRDLPMSVQEAYQKLLSAGRVRLLHYQVYSHLKRLGYIVTRFDPSSIQLPYERQINLERRAGSSRKRKRSPTRPRLETQNESDTSGSNSREESNSSKPKRPPYPEPVTSCAPNPITVEPDVLENIKVEKKAKNTSPLQTKETDCDEETVKSPRDYRWDFSKISFPNCANDQPCLNLPDPEPALLPDNVVGRQVDISPWMRRLNLRPEKFSRREQEQWDWEQKYKVSINVDPKVKKCSNWREYKKVLEEREHQRHRERPAHLWASTVRPLLTPGRVTSTASVLEQLTVIGQSTLLEDGKRLQDSQDNPQIDFNLFQADGNSEYKKSKPGKPCAYLCVRSFDEPIPTLRAMKSLAHQSGDVPVVFALVDCGEIAFYTFKDLQLPVDIYP; translated from the exons TCCGGCAGAGTTGTTTGCAGCGCGGAGCCGGGAGCAGAGTATTCCTCAGCGGTCACATGGACAGAAGGACTTTCTGCCGGATGGGTCTCGCACtcaggaggagaagctgcagattTGTCGCGCGGAGCAGTGGGAGCTGCTGACGGAGGAGCGTGTGGAGCGCCT GGGAAGTTTGGGAAGAGGAGTATGGAAACCGGAAGAAGAATTGGTGGAGCTGACACTGCCGGCG GGCAAATTTTGGCAGAACATGGGTTTTACCGAGGGAGGACGGCAGTGTCTCCTGCCTGAGGAAGCCGTCTACTTACTGGAGTGT GGATCTATTCAGCTGTTTTACAGGGATCTTCCAATGTCTGTGCAGGAGGCTTATCAGAAGCTGCTCTCCGCTGGTCGGGTCCGTCTGCTCCACTATCAG GTATATAGCCACTTGAAAAGGTTGGGGTACATTGTCACCCGCTTTGACCCAAG CTCCATACAGTTACCTTACGAGAGACAGATAAACCTGGAGAGACGTGCTGGATCCAGTAGGAAACGTAAGAGGAGTCCGACGAGGCCACG TTTAGAAACCCAAAATGAATCAGATACATCAGGAAGCAATAGCAGAGAGGAAAGTAACTCCTCCAAACCCAAGAGACCCCCTTACCCAGAACCAGTTACCTCCTGTGCTCCAAACCCAATAACTGTTGAGCCCGATGTATTAGAAAACATTAAAGTTGAGAAAAAAGCCAAAAATACAAGTCCGTTACAGACCAAGGAAACAGATTGCGACGAAGAAACCGTGAAATCGCCCAGGGACTACAGATGGGATTTCTCCAAAATCTCCTTTCCGAATTGTGCTAACGATCAGCCTTGCCTAAACCTGCCTGACCCCGAGCCTGCCCTCCTACCTGACAATGTGGTAGGTCGCCAGGTGGACATCTCTCCGTGGATGAGGAGGCTAAACCTGCGCCCGGAGAAGTTTTCCAGGAGAGAACAGGAGCAGTGGGACTGGGAACAGAAATACAAGGTCAGTATCAACGTGGACCCCAAGGTAAAGAAGTGCAGCAACTGGAGGGAATATAAGAAGGTCCTGGAAGAGAGAGAACATCAGAGACACAGGGAGAGGCCGGCACATCTGTGGGCGAGTACAGTCAGACCCCTGCTGACACCCGGACGTGTGACCTCTACAG CTTCAGTTTTGGAGCAATTAACGGTCATAGGTCAGTCTACTCTGCTGGAGGATGGGAAGAG GCTCCAGGACTCGCAGGATAACCCTCAGATCGACTTTAATTTATTTCAAGCTGATGGTAACTCGGAATATAAGAAATCCAAACCGGGCAAACCCTGTGCTTACCTGTGCGTGCGCAG CTTTGATGAACCAATCCCTACCCTGCGCGCTATGAAGAGCCTGGCACACCAGAGCGGAGACGTACCCGTGGTGTTCGCCCTGGTGGATTGTGGAGAAATCGCCTTTTACACCTTCAAAGACTTACAGCTCCCTGTGGACATTTACCCTTGA
- the TSEN54 gene encoding tRNA-splicing endonuclease subunit Sen54 isoform X1 has protein sequence MLPTYLCSIASGGKAECQGEADTIPAELFAARSREQSIPQRSHGQKDFLPDGSRTQEEKLQICRAEQWELLTEERVERLGSLGRGVWKPEEELVELTLPAGKFWQNMGFTEGGRQCLLPEEAVYLLECGSIQLFYRDLPMSVQEAYQKLLSAGRVRLLHYQVYSHLKRLGYIVTRFDPSSIQLPYERQINLERRAGSSRKRKRSPTRPRLETQNESDTSGSNSREESNSSKPKRPPYPEPVTSCAPNPITVEPDVLENIKVEKKAKNTSPLQTKETDCDEETVKSPRDYRWDFSKISFPNCANDQPCLNLPDPEPALLPDNVVGRQVDISPWMRRLNLRPEKFSRREQEQWDWEQKYKVSINVDPKVKKCSNWREYKKVLEEREHQRHRERPAHLWASTVRPLLTPGRVTSTASVLEQLTVIGQSTLLEDGKRLQDSQDNPQIDFNLFQADGNSEYKKSKPGKPCAYLCVRSFDEPIPTLRAMKSLAHQSGDVPVVFALVDCGEIAFYTFKDLQLPVDIYP, from the exons ATGCTGCCCACCTACCTCTGCAGCATAGCAAGTGGTGGTAAAGCTGAGTGTCAGGGAGAGGCAGACACTAT TCCGGCAGAGTTGTTTGCAGCGCGGAGCCGGGAGCAGAGTATTCCTCAGCGGTCACATGGACAGAAGGACTTTCTGCCGGATGGGTCTCGCACtcaggaggagaagctgcagattTGTCGCGCGGAGCAGTGGGAGCTGCTGACGGAGGAGCGTGTGGAGCGCCT GGGAAGTTTGGGAAGAGGAGTATGGAAACCGGAAGAAGAATTGGTGGAGCTGACACTGCCGGCG GGCAAATTTTGGCAGAACATGGGTTTTACCGAGGGAGGACGGCAGTGTCTCCTGCCTGAGGAAGCCGTCTACTTACTGGAGTGT GGATCTATTCAGCTGTTTTACAGGGATCTTCCAATGTCTGTGCAGGAGGCTTATCAGAAGCTGCTCTCCGCTGGTCGGGTCCGTCTGCTCCACTATCAG GTATATAGCCACTTGAAAAGGTTGGGGTACATTGTCACCCGCTTTGACCCAAG CTCCATACAGTTACCTTACGAGAGACAGATAAACCTGGAGAGACGTGCTGGATCCAGTAGGAAACGTAAGAGGAGTCCGACGAGGCCACG TTTAGAAACCCAAAATGAATCAGATACATCAGGAAGCAATAGCAGAGAGGAAAGTAACTCCTCCAAACCCAAGAGACCCCCTTACCCAGAACCAGTTACCTCCTGTGCTCCAAACCCAATAACTGTTGAGCCCGATGTATTAGAAAACATTAAAGTTGAGAAAAAAGCCAAAAATACAAGTCCGTTACAGACCAAGGAAACAGATTGCGACGAAGAAACCGTGAAATCGCCCAGGGACTACAGATGGGATTTCTCCAAAATCTCCTTTCCGAATTGTGCTAACGATCAGCCTTGCCTAAACCTGCCTGACCCCGAGCCTGCCCTCCTACCTGACAATGTGGTAGGTCGCCAGGTGGACATCTCTCCGTGGATGAGGAGGCTAAACCTGCGCCCGGAGAAGTTTTCCAGGAGAGAACAGGAGCAGTGGGACTGGGAACAGAAATACAAGGTCAGTATCAACGTGGACCCCAAGGTAAAGAAGTGCAGCAACTGGAGGGAATATAAGAAGGTCCTGGAAGAGAGAGAACATCAGAGACACAGGGAGAGGCCGGCACATCTGTGGGCGAGTACAGTCAGACCCCTGCTGACACCCGGACGTGTGACCTCTACAG CTTCAGTTTTGGAGCAATTAACGGTCATAGGTCAGTCTACTCTGCTGGAGGATGGGAAGAG GCTCCAGGACTCGCAGGATAACCCTCAGATCGACTTTAATTTATTTCAAGCTGATGGTAACTCGGAATATAAGAAATCCAAACCGGGCAAACCCTGTGCTTACCTGTGCGTGCGCAG CTTTGATGAACCAATCCCTACCCTGCGCGCTATGAAGAGCCTGGCACACCAGAGCGGAGACGTACCCGTGGTGTTCGCCCTGGTGGATTGTGGAGAAATCGCCTTTTACACCTTCAAAGACTTACAGCTCCCTGTGGACATTTACCCTTGA